The Piliocolobus tephrosceles isolate RC106 chromosome 16, ASM277652v3, whole genome shotgun sequence DNA window aTTACATCAGGGCTGCATCACCCAGGTCCAGGCCACAGGTGGCCAGGGAGGCACACAGGGTCAGAGTGGGCACTGCTAACCCAGAACAAAGAGCCAGGGCATGCAGcaagggcttcctggaggaggcaccATGTGAGCTGGGCCTGGGAGGAGCAGGACTGGGACATGTATAGAAAGGAGACATGAGAATactgaggctggggaaggaagggACAGTCTAGACAAGGAATAGGCAAACCTCTCTGCTTCATGACAGTTGACCACCAGGGGCTGGGGCTGAATTCTGGCACACTGGGGGCCCCAGAAAAAGGTCCAAGGTGTCTCCATCACAGCCTAGTTCTGGAAAGCAGGAGGCACTCACCTCATCATCTGACTGTAGGTACATGTGGGTGAACTCCAGCAGCTCCCGCAGCTCGGCCGTCTGGTTGTGGTAGAGCATGGCCTCCTGGAAGAAGGAAAGGACGGGGTGGGAGTGAGCGATACCCTGCTGCCAGATGGCAAGAAGCCAGGGCTCCTAGGATCTGTGCCCACTGACCCTCTTCCAGCTCAAGTATCAGGTATCAGCCCACAAGCTAATCAGATCATTGTGGCTGCTTGAACACTGGGTTAAGGATTCTGAGGCTTTGGTGAGAAAGAGTCCCTCAATCCATTAGCAGTGTCTGCCACTGACAAGGAAGGCAGGAGTGGCACCATGTGTCCCATATTTGCCAGCCTGGCCCTCAATTCCAACGGGTGTCCTCCATTGGTTACCTAGGGTGTTCCTGGGGAAGACGGACAAAGGTCAGCCGTGAGGGTAATGAAGGTAGGGAGTGGAGCAGGCGGGAGTGGATGTGTACCTTCATACATCCCTCGTCGGACACTGCTGGTGAGGTGGGCAATACCACCGCCATTTTGCAGGTAAGGCAATAGATTCGGAAAGGGCCATGGTCTTCCTAGGACCACACAGCAGTGGGGCTGAGCTCTGAATCCAGGACTCTAACCTCaactcatattttttctttccatttcccatCCTGCCTTCCACGGAAGCCaggagtttattttttcttttcttttcttttttttttttttttgagacggagtctcgctctgttgcccgggctggagtgcagtggccggatctcagctcactgcaagctccgcctctcgggtttacgccattctcctgcctcagcctcccgagtagctgggactacaggcgcctgcaacctcgcctggctagtttttttgtattttttagtagagacagggtttcaccctgttagccaggatggtctcgatctcctgacctcgtgatccgcccgtctcggcctcccaaagtgctgggattacaggcttgagccaccgcgctcggcctattttttattttctattttattttattattattagttgagacagtcttactctgtcacccaggctggagtgcagtggcacgatctcggctcactgcaagctctgcctcccaggttcacaccattctcctgcctcagtctcccaagtagctaggactacaggcgcccaccaccacacctggctaattttttgtctttttagtagagacggggtttcaccatgttagcctggatggtcttgatctcctgacctcgtgatccgctcgcctcggcctcccaaagtgttgggattgcaggcgtgagccaccgcgcccggctgccagTTTACTTTTTACAAAGTGCATGTCCAGCAAGTGCCCCAGAAAGCAGTGCCCACCTCCCGGGGCTGGAAGTCCTCCTCTTCCAGGCCCCAGCGAGCCCGGTGGAAGCGGTAATACACCAGGTTCTGCTGCATGATGCTGTCGTTGGGGTCGAAGAGCATGTAGCTGGCGGCGCTGCGGGCAGCCTGGCGCACATCATTCACTGCAGGACGGGGTGAGGAATTGCTCCGGCACTTCCCCTTCAGAGCCAATCCCATCTCCCTCCCAGTTCAGTCCAGCACCCCTGCTACCCAGCCACCTCCCAGAATACCTAATGGACTCCTTACCCCACCCAAGCATAATGCCAGCTAGCATGTAGTGGGCACTCACCCTATGCCAGGCCCTGACTAACTCACCTAAGCCTGTTATTgtccttttattgtttttgagacagggtttcactctatcaccctggctggagtgcagtggtataattatGGTCACctcagccttgatctcccaggcttaggtgatcctctcgcgtcagcctcctgagtagctgggactacaggcaggcaccaccacacccatctaattttttgtatgtttttgttttgagacagggtcttgttctgtcactcaggctggagtgcagtggtatgatctcggctcactacagcctccgcctcctgggctcaagcaatccttccacctcagtctccccagtagctaggactacaggcactcgccactatgcctggctaactttttgtattttttgtagacatggagtcttgccatattgcccaggttggtcttgaactcctgggctcaagccacctgactgcctgggcttcccaaagtgctgggattacaggtgtgaaccaccatgcccggccatgccTATAActgtcatcctcattttacagccAAGAAATCTGAGTCACAGAGAGGTCAGATAAATTGCTCAAGCTCACATGGCTGGAGAATGATGGCTCTAGGGAATTAGAGGCCCTCAGCCTCTCTGCTATCTGTACCCAGGAAGGGTCTCCTGGCCCCTTGGTTCTTAGCCCCTCTGCTCTGATTCCCAGCTCTGTCTGAATCTTGGCATCTCCAAGTAACAGGAACACTGGAGGCTGTCCATTCCAGCCCCAGTGGATGCCAGGATCTCTCCAGTGAGGAGAGCCACAGGTCCTGGTGCCACATTTTATTAGTCATGACACTAACAGTCCCTTGCCctataagcctcagtttccccctctgaaAAATTGGTCCAGTAATGCCAGCTGCATGGTATTGGTGAAAGGACCACATAAGATAAACTGCCTTATAAACTCTCaagtgttggctgggcgcagtagcttatacccataatcccagcactttgggaggctaaggcagtggatcacctgaggtcagcagttcaagaccagcctggccaacatggtgaaaccccgtctctactaaaaatacaaaaatcagctgggcatggtggcaggcacctgtaatcccagctactcaggaggctgaggcaggagaatcccttgaaccctggaggcagaggttgcagtgagctgagatcgtgccactgcactccagcctgggcaacagagtgaaactccgtttcaaaaataaaaataaactgtcaaGTGCTCTGCAGTTGTTGGTTGCCTAGTCATTTGCCCAAGAGACTCTCTACTTCTCCCTGAGGCTGCTGTCTGTTCCCACTCAGCCTCTCACCTGCCCCAGACTCCCAGGGTGCCTTCCCCATGTCCCCACCGCCCCTAGCCTTTCCTCCTATCACCCAGGGTCCTCAATACTGAAGGAAAGCTCCCCACAGCTCTGGGAGGTTCCCATGCAGTCCTCTCCCTTATCACCTCTTCCCCTGCCCAAATCCACCCgggggctcacacttgtagtagGCAAACTGTAGGTAGTGGTACATGGTGGCCACGAACTTGTCCACGAAGTAGCCGCCCACATTGGGGGTCAAATTGGCCTCACAGTCCACCTTGCACTGCAGGGATTCTGCAAAGAGATCTGGGGGTGGGAGGCGGCAGTGAGAGGCTGGCGTTGCAATGAACAGCTCTGTCCCCCCAGTGGAGAAGACTCCAAATCCAAGCTCTGTCTACTGCTTGTCCAGAAAACGTGTTGCTGTTGCAATCACAGGAGAGAATGTGTGTAAAGTGCTTGGCATACTATATGACAAATGATGATGAGGAAGATGACTGTGGGCTGGGCTGACTCACCACCCCCACCACTCAACCACCACCCCGAGCCAGAGGGAGCCAGGGCATTCTGGGAGAACAGCAGATGAGGTCCAGAAGTGGGGCAGAAGTCCAAACAGAGAAGctaaaggtctttttttttttttttttgagacagagtctccctctgtcgaccaggctggagtgcagtggcacgattttggctcaatgcaacctccacctcccaggttcaagcaattctgcctcagcttcccaagtagctgcgattacaggcacccaccacgaccagctaatttttgtatttttagtagagacagggtttcaaccatgttggtcaggctggtcttgaactcctgacctcgtgatctgcctgcctcgtgatctgcctcccaaaatgctgagattacaggtgtgagtcaccacacctggccaaggacAGTCCTTTCTGCCCCTGCTCAAAGGACCCCAGGGTTAGAGATCCCTAGACTAGGTGTGATTTCTGGTTACCAATTGCTTTTTGCACACACCTGCTGGGCTACTTCTCACTGCTGCACCTTTGCATCTGCACTGCCCTCTGCCTGAAAGGCCTGTGAACCCAAGCTTCCCAAACCCTTTAGGGATGTCACTGCCTCTCTGCACTGATCCAGCCCCTTGGACACTTCCAGCTGGGGCTCCTACACCCAGCGTCTTTCTCAGCAGACAAGGCCTTCCTCCCGGCTGGCTCCTCCACTTTCGCAGTGCTCCACGTGCAGGGAGGGAACATCTGCCTTACCAAGCCTGTAGGTGAGAGGACTGCCCGCCATGGTCTGGGTGGCAGATACCTGCTATGGCCGGGTAGAAGTCCTTGAAGTCCACCTGCTCATGGGCCCCTTCACAGCCGGCCAGGCACCGGGCAAAGACCACCAGGTACTCTGCCAAGGCCCGCTCCATGTCCTCCGTGCTGCTGCGGAAATCCCCGCTGTTGTAGAGCTTCACAGCCCGGAGGAACACGGCCTGGAAGGGGCGTGGCAGGGGGAGTCAGGGCGCCCCCAACATCTCCCCTCCTCTGCAAGTCCTATCGGCGGgaccctcctcctgcccctccaccccaccTCGTAGGGCTGGGCCTCTAGGTCCGTGAGGGACTCGTCGGCGACGTCCAGCATCCCCCGGTAGTAGTTGAGGTACTTGGCGGTCAGCTCGTGCTTCGGGTTCCTCTGGAGAAAGGTGTAGGCTGCCGCCACCGCCTTCTCCAGCCGGTTAGCCTGGTCGGGGGGGTAGGGGTTCGGAGAGCGGGTCAGTAAGAACGGAGCTCGCGGTCCCTAGCGCATGGCTGGCTTCGTGCCGCGGGTGAAGGCAACGCTCCTCCGACCGATCGGTGGAGTGACACGATGCCCAGCCCGAGACAGGTCCCCGGGTGGGGGCGGGCTCCCACCTTGAACAGCGCGTAGTGCAGGTACTGGTAGGGCAAGCGGCTCTGGAAGTCGCGCAGCAGCTGCCGCGGCGGGTAGGGCACCTGGAAGGCGGGCAGCGTCCGCTTGCAGCGCCGCAGGCAGGCGGCGCGCTCCAGGACGCGGCCGAAGAGCCGCAGCTCGCGGGCCCACTCGTCGGCGCGGCCGTCGTCTGGGTCGGGCTTGGGTGCGGGAGTGGGGCCGCTGCAGTTGGCGTGGCAGAAGGCCTCGCTGTCGCGCAGGAGCCGGTGCAGCCGCAGCGCCGCCTCCAGGTAGCGCGCGCTCTCGCGCCAGCTCTCGCCCTCGTACTGCTCCAGCGCGTGCCCGTAGGCCGCGGCCAGCGGCATCAGGTCTTCGGGCGGGAAGCCCCGGAAGCTGTACTTCTCGTACTGCGCCCTGGCGCTgcccagcagcagccacagcagccCCCACGCCACCCGAGCCATGCCCGCCGCGCCGCCGGCTCTCCAGAGCTGAGCTGGCGGCCCCGCGGACGGAAGGGGACAGGACAGGCCCGGGGCGGGCCGCGCGCCCGCTGGGTCTTAGCGCCGGGCACGAGGGCGGCAaggcggggcggggcctgggtCACGAAGTCTCCCCTCTTTTCCCGGAGGGTCCGATAGTGTCCTAAGTCCTCTCCGTCGGCCCGGGCTCCTGCTGTGGGGGTGCCCCTAGGCAGAGAATGAGTCGGGGAGCGCTTCCCGCCAGAGATGGGGAGCCCAGGAAGCCCCTCCCCACGCAAACAGTGCCCCCGCCTGAGATCAGGACACTGAGTGAGGGCTGCCTCCTCTGCGCTGCCCAAACGAGGGGGAAGCCCCGGAGCCGGGCCTTCAGTCGCTGCGCCCTCCTGCACCCTTCTGCGCCCTCCGAGTGTCTCCCCTGCCCACGTCGGAGGCACACACCTGCTGTCACTTGCACACCTTGCGCTGCCACCACCCCCCACTCCGTCTCCGTGCCCGTCACATCCCAAGTCACAAAGTCCTTGCAGTCCAGCTTTTGTGGGACCAAGCTGCTCTTCCCTGGAGATGCCTTCCCTTGGAGCACAGCTGGGGTCACGGACGAGCACGGAGATGTCTCACACTCCGCTGCTTCACCACCCACCTGGAGGGGGCTAGAATTGGAGTTACCGCGAAAGAAGCAAGGGGAATCTCCGCCCGGCTTTAGGACCCGGGGGCTCCGAAAAAAgacattgaacttttttttttttccttcggtGTCCACTCAGAGTTCTCATCTTTCCCGAGCCTCCCTCCCTGGCCAGGCCCCAGGTCTCGCAGCCAGGGATGGAGATGGGGGGAGGGGGAACCCGGAGTTCTTTGTGGGGCCTCCCTCCGACTCTTAACACACTCAACCTGGCCCCCTCCTCCTATTGCACCCTCCGCCCCCGCTCCTCTGGCCAGGCCAGCTCTGTCTTCCCAGCCCCCATTCCACGTGGACCAGCCAGGGCGGCGGTAGGGGAGGAGGACAGGAAGAGGGGGAGCCAGTTCTGGGAGGCGGGGGGCGGGGGAAGGAGGTTGGCGGCGGCTCCCTAGCTCGCCCTCACTGCCGGCGGTCCCAACTGCAGGCACCATGTTCCCCGCGGGCCCCCCCAGCCACAGCCTCCTCCGGCTCCCCCTGCTGCAGTTGCTGCTACTGGTGGTGCAGGCcgtggggagggggctgggccGCGCCAGCCCTGCCGGGGGCCCCCTGGAAGATGTGGTCATCGAGAGGTACCACATCCCCAGGGCCTGTCCCCGGGAAGTGCAGATGGGGGATTTCGTGCGCTACCACTACAACGGCACTTTCGAAGATGGCAAGAAGTTTGACTCAAGGTAACCCCGGTTGGGTGCCCCCAGATTCACCACTTCGTCTCCTGAACCCGGGGTCCTGTTTCCTTGTTGCCTCTTTTAAGCTCTACATCCCAATACTCTAACCCCAGACAGCACCCTTGGGGCCTCCCAGACACCCATCTCCCCAAAGATACCCTCCTGTCCCCATTTCCAAACCCTCACTTCTCAAAGGATCCCATTTGTTTCTCACAAGCTCTCCACATCCCAGAAAGGACTCGATAATCAAGGTGAACTACCTTGTGTAGTTACCAGGGCTGTCTTTAATGACCTGATGGAGAGGGGTGTTCTGGCCTACAGTGTTGCGGGGAAGGGGGTGGTCCCTGCTGCTTGAGAACCCTGGGGTGGTCTATCAGCCTGGACCCCATTCCTTTCCACCCACCCTGACTCCCTTTCTGGTTCCACTCCATTTTCAGTGCCTTTGTGGTTAGAGAAGAGGGAATAGAActttttttggagggggtggGAGTTCTCAGCAGCCGGTAGGCAGGGAAAAAGGCGAGTGGGCATTATAAGAAGACAGCCAGCCGGACCTGGGGGTAGGGCATGGCTCCCTGTGGAGGCCCTGTCTGTCTACGTGTCACACAGTCGGACATGCCACCCTGGGCTCCTTGGAGGAATTTCATACCTCCCTCTCTGGTTCTCCCGGAACTCTCATCTCTCTCCATTTTAGGTATATCAGGAAAGAAGCGCAGGCCGCCCATTTTGCCAGCCCTTGGGGTTTGTGAGGTGGCCTCCTGGTCTGATCCAGGCCTTTGGTCTGCTCCAGCAAGTCCACTTTTGTTAGCGGGGACGGGGCAGGGCTGTGTGCCAGCCTCAGGGGTAAACCTAGGGTCCCAGTTATACACGGACCCCACAGCACACTTGATAGAGTCAGTGTTTCTTAGACCCTCCTCTGAAACACGCAACTCAGCCAACAGGAAATTAGTGGCCATGACTTTAGAGGCAGGCATATATTGGGGTAAGCATACAAACTCCAAGAGCCCCAAGACCCTGGTTCAAATCCAGGCTATGACCATGGACAGAGAATTTTGTCTCTTTAAGCATCACTTTCCTTATATGAAAAATGGTGACAAAAACAGGACCTACTTGCTAAGGCTGATGTTAGGACTCAAAggagatggatgaatgaatgtagGCTTCTCACAGGGCCTGGCAGTCCTCCAGCCAGTTCAGCACACATTAACATTGACCGTGAGGAAAACTGTATGACTTGATGCTGTTGAACTTGTAGAAACTTCATGCAGAGCTTAAGCCTTCATAACAACACTGAGAAGGAAACAATCCAGACTCAAAACCTGTCTGCTTGGTGGGCAAATTCAGGTATAGGGTAGTAGCCAGAAGCGCTGTGCTGAGCACTTGACTGCTGGGAGTGAGGCAGGGGTTGGGATTTAGGGGTTGTTGTCCCTGATGGGGACTCTGGGAGCCCAGCTCATGAGTGTTGAgcttggaaaacttttttttttttttttagttggagtctcattctgttgcccatgagccactgcacccagccaattatatacacttttaatttattttaagttttcagaAGTAAAGTGAGGATgggagattttctttctttcttttttttttttttaattgaaggggCCATGGGTTAAGAAAgttttctgggccgggcgcggtggcgcaagcctgtaatccaagcactgttggaggccgagatgggcggatcacgaggtcaggagatcgagaccatcctggctaacacgttgaaaccccgtctctactaaaaaatacaaaaaactagccgggcgacatggcgggcacctgtagtcccagctactcgggaggctgaggcaggagaatggcgtaagcccgggaggcggagcttgcagtgagctgagattcggccagtgcactccagcctgggcgacagagccagactcNNNNNNNNNNNNNNNNNNNNNNNNNNNNNNNNNNNNNNNNNNNNNNNNNNNNNNNNNNNNNNNNNNNNNNNNNNNNNNNNNNNNNNNNNNNNNNNNNNNNaaaaaaaaaaaaaaaaaaagttttctggccaggtgtggtggctcacgcctgtaatcccagcacttcgggagactgaggtgggcagatcacaaggtcaggagatcgagaccatcctggctaacacagtgaaaccccgtctctactaaaaatacaaaaaaattagccgggtgtggtccaggtgcctgtaatcccagctactcgggaggctgaggcaggagaatgacatgaacctggaaggtggagcttgcagtgagtggagatcgcgctactgcactccagcctgggcaacagagcaagactctgtcttaaagaaaaaaaaaaaaaaaagctttctaagttgggtgggcatgttggctcacgcctgtaattctagcactttgggaggccaaggagcttaggagtttgtgaccagccaggagtttgcgaccagcctgagcaacat harbors:
- the P3H4 gene encoding endoplasmic reticulum protein SC65, which produces MARVAWGLLWLLLGSARAQYEKYSFRGFPPEDLMPLAAAYGHALEQYEGESWRESARYLEAALRLHRLLRDSEAFCHANCSGPTPAPKPDPDDGRADEWARELRLFGRVLERAACLRRCKRTLPAFQVPYPPRQLLRDFQSRLPYQYLHYALFKANRLEKAVAAAYTFLQRNPKHELTAKYLNYYRGMLDVADESLTDLEAQPYEAVFLRAVKLYNSGDFRSSTEDMERALAEYLVVFARCLAGCEGAHEQVDFKDFYPAIADLFAESLQCKVDCEANLTPNVGGYFVDKFVATMYHYLQFAYYKLNDVRQAARSAASYMLFDPNDSIMQQNLVYYRFHRARWGLEEEDFQPREEAMLYHNQTAELRELLEFTHMYLQSDDEMELEETEPPLEPEDALSDAEFEGEGDYEEGMYADWWQEPDAKGDEAEAESEPELA